The Vespula pensylvanica isolate Volc-1 chromosome 5, ASM1446617v1, whole genome shotgun sequence genome includes a window with the following:
- the LOC122629234 gene encoding vascular endothelial growth factor D-like isoform X1, with amino-acid sequence MKVSKLSVYTLITNLFWLVDGRYNFLEYDNGQREEIVGCKNVKQTVHNVMKEVKCMPRTTLMKLVLNNEYTYYPDVIPLKRCHGHCRHLTCLPIQTQMTSIALQRSHINSSTISCVTVEVEEHTQCKCACEVMSYHCNSNQRYVKRDCECKCINDKEKEECMMKSNMIWDPENCKCMCNKMEEPCSTGLKWIREECACGQIIMYGKN; translated from the exons atgaaagtatCCAAATTAAGTGTGTACACGTTGATCACCAATCTTTTTTGGCTCGTCGATGGAAGATATAATTTTCTGGAATACGATAACGGACAGCGAGAAGAGATAGTGG GTTGCAAAAATGTAAAACAGACAGTTCATAATGTAATGAAAGAAGTTAAGTGTATGCCGAGAACGACTTTGATGAAACTCGTCCTTAACAATGAATATACTTATTATCCTGACGTGATACCATTGAAAAGATGTCACGGTCACTGTCGTCATTTAACTTGTTTACCGATCCAAACCCAAATGACATCTATTGCTCTTCAACGTTCTCATATAAATTCGTCAACGATATCCTGTGTTACGGTCGAGGTCGAAGAACACACGCAGTGCAA ATGTGCTTGCGAAGTTATGAGTTATCATTGCAATAGCAATCAGAGATACGTGAAGAGAGATTGCGAGTGTAAGTgtataaatgataaagaaaaagaggaatgtATGATGAAGTCGAACATGATTTGGGACCCTGAAAATTGCAAATGTATGTGCAATAAAATGGAAGAGCCATGTTCTACTGGTCTGAAATGGATCCGCGAAGAGTGCGC ttGTGGGCAAATCATAATGTACGGAAAGAATTGA
- the LOC122629234 gene encoding balbiani ring protein 3-like isoform X2, with amino-acid sequence MKEVKCMPRTTLMKLVLNNEYTYYPDVIPLKRCHGHCRHLTCLPIQTQMTSIALQRSHINSSTISCVTVEVEEHTQCKCACEVMSYHCNSNQRYVKRDCECKCINDKEKEECMMKSNMIWDPENCKCMCNKMEEPCSTGLKWIREECACGQIIMYGKN; translated from the exons ATGAAAGAAGTTAAGTGTATGCCGAGAACGACTTTGATGAAACTCGTCCTTAACAATGAATATACTTATTATCCTGACGTGATACCATTGAAAAGATGTCACGGTCACTGTCGTCATTTAACTTGTTTACCGATCCAAACCCAAATGACATCTATTGCTCTTCAACGTTCTCATATAAATTCGTCAACGATATCCTGTGTTACGGTCGAGGTCGAAGAACACACGCAGTGCAA ATGTGCTTGCGAAGTTATGAGTTATCATTGCAATAGCAATCAGAGATACGTGAAGAGAGATTGCGAGTGTAAGTgtataaatgataaagaaaaagaggaatgtATGATGAAGTCGAACATGATTTGGGACCCTGAAAATTGCAAATGTATGTGCAATAAAATGGAAGAGCCATGTTCTACTGGTCTGAAATGGATCCGCGAAGAGTGCGC ttGTGGGCAAATCATAATGTACGGAAAGAATTGA
- the LOC122629233 gene encoding arylsulfatase B-like: MKMTRLRVIGQCFSFVFLILASLVSHVTSTNRPNIIFILADDLGWNDVGFHGSGQIPTPNIDALAYSGLLLDKYYVTPICTPSRSALMTGKYPIHIGMQHGVLKGAEPRGLPLNEKILPEYLQDLGYSTHIVGKWHLGFYKKEYTPTYRGFNSHVGYWSGHHDYFDHTAVEEPYWGLDMRRDLKTAWELHGQYSTDVFTQEAVQLIENHNATQPLFLYIAHAAVHSGNPYNPLPAPDFEVARHTSITDYNRRRFAGMLTKLDQSVGQVVKALYDKDLLKNSVIIFSTDNGGPAAGFNLNAASNWPLRGVKNTLWEGGVRGTGLLWSSHLNRPGRVSRQMIHITDWLPTLLSIAGSDTSNLTNIDGINLWEALRDDKESPRRTILHNIDDIFRVSAITVGDWKLMQGSTYNGAWDGWYGPSGREWVYNIGAVIGGMAGRAITSLGLSLTPEKIHELRDSSLIKCPPKNDSLPACKPLEAPCLFNVHQDPCEDNNLAQELPTILKKLQEEVKKFNATAIPPGNLPWNKKADPKLWDHTWTNFGDYIDTTTTAAA, encoded by the exons ATGAAGATGACTCGTTTAAGAGTAATCGGACAGTGTTTCTCATTCGTTTTCCTGATCTTGGCGAGTCTCGTTAGTCACGTGACTTCGACTAATAGAccgaacattatttttattttagccgACGATTTG gGATGGAACGACGTTGGATTTCATGGCTCAGGACAAATACCAACGCCGAATATCGATGCTCTTGCGTATTCAGGATTATTACTAGATAAATATTACGTAACTCCGATCTGTACGCCTTCCAGAAGTGCTTTGATGACTGGCAAATATCCAATACATATTGGAATGCAACATGGT GTTCTTAAAGGAGCCGAACCAAGAGGACTTCCTCTCAACGAGAAAATTCTACCGGAGTATCTTCAAGATCTCGGTTATAGTACGCACATAGTTGGTAAATGGCATTTAGgattttataagaaagaatatacaCCGACCTATCGTGGCTTTAATAGTCACGTTGGATACTGGTCGGGCCATCATGATTACTTCGACCATACTGCCGTCGAGGAA CCTTACTGGGGTTTAGACATGAGACGTGATCTGAAGACAGCGTGGGAGTTACATGGTCAATATTCAACTGACGTCTTCACGCAGGAGGCCGTGCAACTGATAGAGAATCACAATGCCACTCAACCgttgtttctatatatagcTCATGCTGCTGTTCATTCCGGGAATCCTTACAATCCTTTGCCGGCACCTGATTTTGAGGTTGCCAGACATACCTCGATTACCGACTACAATCGTAGACGATTCGCTG gtATGTTAACTAAACTCGATCAGTCGGTAGGACAGGTAGTTAAAGCTCTATACGATAAAGATCTGTTAAAGAACAGcgtgattattttttctacggACAACGGAGGCCCAGCTGCTGGATTTAATTTGAATGCAGCTTCGAATTGGCCCTTGAGAGGTGTTAAAAACACACTTTGGGAAG GAGGTGTTAGAGGTACCGGTTTGTTGTGGTCATCCCATTTAAATCGTCCTGGTCGTGTTAGCAGACAAATGATTCACATCACCGATTGGTTACCGACCCTTTTATCTATTGCTGGAAGTGATACCTCCAATTTGACGAACATAGACGGCATAAATTTGTGGGAAGCATTGCGCGATGACAAAGAATCACCGCGTAGAACGATTTTACATAATATCGATGACATTTTTCGAGTATCCGCTATCACCGTTGGCGATTGGAAACTGATGCAAG GTTCTACTTATAATGGCGCATGGGACGGATGGTATGGTCCATCCGGAAGAGAGTGGGTGTATAACATTGGTGCAGTAATTGGTGGCATGGCAGGTCGTGCAATAACCAGTTTAGGTCTCTCTCTAACGCCAGAGAAAATCCATGAACTTCGAGATAGTTCGCTGATCAAATGCCCACCTAAAAACGACTCTTTACCCGCATGCAAACCGTTAGAAGCACCATGCCTTTTCAACGTTCATCAAGATCCTTGCGAGGATAATAATCTGGCTCAAGA ACTACCCACGATATTGAAGAAATTACAGGAAGaagtgaaaaaatttaatgctACGGCAATTCCTCCAGGCAATTTGCCATGGAACAAAAAAGCTGATCCAAAATTGTGGGATCATACTTGGACTAATTTCGGGGATTATATCGATACGACTACTACTGCAGCGgcctga
- the LOC122629449 gene encoding uncharacterized protein LOC122629449: MTNLLLHSLLLNIAGNVVMPGGNSSYEKTIDATLNILMSCALKNNSNFLFAGEYAEVLINHRHFFGQTAIALVAESKNSTFDSFTLTQHSFLIYKQTYYKFVRFLYKLRLFVVITSSQPILKLTLKRIKETTWANSNGYYILIDRKTAERGCGNAKSYLWTAWQFDLLRSIFICFDPIEGVVLYSYDPYTGEPSKDWKEVKRISGRNGHPWLLLQKRYDKAICPFKEVNRITTFHGYEVRLCAIQVPPFLYIQNNLTGLERFKGDDSIIVQTILKKLNTTINITVKNLMLGGIDKYGGMTGLLEEVTNGLCDIAMNSKSFTMMWHLSYSYPHDESGLCVMSQTKEEVSELRKLMNLLATPFMLGMMIIYTVTLLIMTKLDGFFEAFLNVERLLLCVAILRPPKINSYRIYICMMFILSLSANAVFQSHWYSLLTVPQFYSNIDTYDDLKDSKHDIYGTISFKGLVGEELESRFHETSYFDCLEIVKNTSTAVWISECLNIHFRLINETNLYISKNKVREFVSSFIARENWPIFRTFNRNLQRLVESGLIAMWKKHTIAYLQRNMQLKIMNATGYKVLKFKHLDFSFYILAIGNACAIIVFFMELMVHRYRENMRKIIKKNSSLKLN; encoded by the exons atgacaaatttattattgcattCTCTACTTTTGAATATTGCCGGCAACGTCGTTATGCCTGGTGGAAATTCGAGTTACGAGAAGACGATCGACGCTACG ttaaatattttaatgtcctgtgcgttaaaaaataattcaaacttTCTATTCGCCGGCGAATACGCAGAGGTCTTAATTAATCATCGCCATTTTTTCGGACAGACCGCAATAGCTCTGGTGGCAGAATCAAAAAACTCGACTTTCGATTCGTTCACTTTGACCCAGCAttcgtttcttatttacaAACAAACGTATTACAAGTTCGTACGATTTCTTTACAAACTTCGTCTATTTGTCGTGATTACTTCCTCCCAACCGATTCTTAAATTGactttgaaaagaataaaggaaacTACGTGGGCTAATAGCAATGgatattatattctaatagATAGGAAGACCGCGGAACGTGGTTGCGGTAACGCTAAATCGTATCTTTGGACAGCTTGGCAATTCGATCTTCTACGTTCGATCTTTATTTGCTTCGATCCTATCGAAGGTGTCGTACTTTATTCTTACGATCCTTACACAGGTGAACCATCGAAGGATTGGAAGGAGGTGAAAAGAATTTCTGGACGTAATGGACATCCTTGGCTTTTACTTCAAAAGAGATACGACAAAG CAATTTGTCCATTCAAAGAAGTTAACAGAATCACTACATTTCATGGTTACGAAGTAAGATTGTGCGCGATACAAGTACCACCATTTCTATACATACAGAATAATCTCACCGGATTGGAAAGATTTAAAGGGGATGACAGCATTATCGTACAAACGATTCTTAAGAAGCTTAACACTACTATAAACATTACGGTAAAGAATCTTATGTTGGGTGGTATCGATAAATATGGAGGTATGACCGGCTTGTTAGAAGAAGTTACGAATGGTCTTTGCGATATAGCAATGAATTCCAAGAGCTTCACCATGATGTGGCATCTGAG ttACAGCTATCCACACGACGAATCTGGTTTATGCGTTATGTCtcaaacgaaagaagaagtttCGGAGCTACGAAAATTAATGAACCTTTTGGCGACACCCTTCATGTTAGGCATGATGATAATCTACACGGTTACTCTTCTGATCATGACGAAATTAGATGGATTCTTTGAAGCCTTTTTAAATGTAGAACGTTTGTTATTATGCGTCGCCATATTACGTCCAcctaaaataaattcttacagAATTTATATCTGTATGATGTTTATACTCTCGTTATCTGCAAATGCTGTTTTTCAAAGTCATTGGTATTCTTTACTAACGGTGCCTCAATTCTATTCGAACATTGACACTTACGATGATCTCAag gATTCTAAACATGATATATATGGAACCATAAGTTTCAAAGGTTTGGTCGGTGAAGAGTTGGAGTCTCGTTTTCATGAAACCTCTTACTTCGATTGCCTTGAGATAGTTAAAAATACGAGTACCGCGGTATGGATATCGGAATGTCTTAACATACATTTCAgattaataaacgaaacgaatttgtacatttcgaaaaataaagtaagagAATTCGTGTCATCGTTCATTGCCAGAGAAAATTGGCCGATCTTCAGAACGTTCAATAGGAATTTGCAAAGATTAGTAGAATCTGGTCTGATCGCTATGTGGAAAAAACATACTATCGCGTATTTGCAACGAAATATGCAACTGAAAATAATGAACGCGACTGGATACAAAGTTCTTAAGTTTAAACATCTTGATTTTAGTTTTTACATACTTGCAATAGGCAATGCTTGTGCCATTATAGTTTTCTTCATGGAATTGATGGTCCATCGATATCGCgaaaatatgagaaagatcattaaaaagaatagttcgttgaaattaaattaa